The following DNA comes from Hordeum vulgare subsp. vulgare chromosome 3H, MorexV3_pseudomolecules_assembly, whole genome shotgun sequence.
CAATGCGGCAAAGGCCATGTGTTAACGCTGTGAAAGTGATATCATCGGGAATGTTACCCTTAGCCATCATCTCTGAGTACAATTCCAATGCAAAGGCTACATTGCCATCTTTTGAGAAACCGTCGATTAAGGTAGTGTATGTTACTGTATCAGCGGCAATTCCTTCTCTAATCATGCTCTCGTAGAATTTGGAAGCCTCTTTCATCATTTTCAAATCCTTGTACCCAGTAAGAAAATTAGTGTACACGGCAGATGTGGGTGTTAGACCATCTTTCAGGAGAATAACAAGAAATTGCAGTGCATGAGACATATTCCCTTCACGGCAAAACCCACTGATTAAAGAATTGTACGCAGCAATGTCAGGTTGAAGGCCTTTGCGCCTCACATTATTTAGCATTTTAAGTCCCAGATCACAACAACTGGTTCTGCAGTAACCGTCAATGAAACTGGTATATGTTACTATGTTAGCGGGTATACCTTTCTCACGCATCTGCTGATACATAGAAAATGCTGAGCACATCATACCAGCTTTCACAAATCCATTGATGATACTGTTGTATGTCATTGTGCTTGGGACAAAACCTTCACCTATGAAGTTCTTCAGCATTTCATCAACTTCATAAATCCGGTCACCCATGCAAATGCCATTTATGAGAACATTATATGTATACTCATTGCAAGAAACTCCATTCTGTTTCATTTCATCAAGGAGGGCATAGGCCTTGTCAAAAGCCTTCTTCTTGATATACCCTTTCATCAAAAATGTGTACGTGAACACATTAGGTACAAATCCTTCCACAGGCATCTCTGAGTACAGTTTGACTGCTTCATCCATGGACCCCTTCTCACAGTAACCCATTAACAAGCTGTTGTATGTCACAACAGATGGTTTCACTCCAGTTTCTTTCATCTTACCAAACAAGTGCAGTGCTTCGCGGAGCTTATGTTGCTGGCACAGCCAACGAATTAGACCATTGTACGTGAAGACATCCGGTAACCTATAATCAGCCATCTCCATACACAAGCTTACAGCATCTTCCCACCGTTTATCACACAACAGGCTCTTGATAaccaaattgaactcgtgtgaactTGGCAACAGCCCCTGCCCTCTCATCTGACGATATAGCACATACACCTTCTGTGTCATCCCGGCTTGATCACAGCCTCTTATAAGCGTCCCGTACGTCACATTAGTGGGCAATATACCATTCGTCAGGGTCTCGTCGAAAAGATCCAGAGCGTTCTCAACCTCGCCTCGCAAGCAATAGCCATGCATCAAAATCGTCGCAAGAACCACATCCATTTTTTTGCCGGCAGAGAGCATTTCGTCCTTGACCCGCAGAGCCTCCTCCATCCTTCCCGCCTTGACGAGCACATGCACCACAGACCTGTAGGTGAAGTCCCAGGTCTCGAAGCCAGCATCCTTCATCGCCccaaggaggaggagcgcgcggtCAGCATCACGCAGTTTGCACAGTGCCGCGATCACGAGAGCGTAGACGCGCTGGTCGGGCTCGATCTCAGCgccgggcatttcatcaaacagccTGACAGCATCCTCGAGCATCCCTTCCTTGACGCAGGCCCGCATGAGCGCATCGAACATCCATGCGTCCACGCGATAGCCCCTCCCCCGCATCTCCGCAAAGAGTGCAAGCGCATCCCGGGCCGACGAGCAGCGCGCGGTGGTGACGAGCAGGTCGGTGCGGGACTTGACGTCCGGGACCACGCCGCGGACGACCATGTGGGCGTAGGCGTCGGTGGCCGCGCTGGCGCGACCGGCGCGGGAGAGGGAGGTGAGGAGGCGGCTTAGGAGGGACACGTGAGCGGCTGCGACGGGGGAGCCGGAGTGAGGGCCGGCCGCGGCGGAGAGgacggcgtcgacgagggcgtcCGGGGCGAGGCCGGCGTCGAAGGCGGCCGACTTGAGGAGGGTGAAGGCACGCGTGTGGGACGAGGATGAGGCGAAGAGCGCGCGGAGGGTGGAGGTGAGGTTCTCCACGACGGCGGGGTCGCGCGCGGCCGGGCGGTTCGAGAAGTGGGCAGACAGGGGATCGGTTTGGTGGGGTGGCGCGGCGGGAATGGGgatggcggaggcggaggcggaggcggtggtGCAGAGGGAACGCCATGCGAGCGAGGGCGAGGAGGCTCCTCCGACTACGAGCCGTGGTGGGCGGCGCATGGTGGCGGGGAGGAGAGGTTTAGTTAGGGATTGAGCGGAACTGCGCAAGCATGTAATGTTGAACCCGAAGAACTGTCGCTCTCATATGCAGCGGCTCTGCTTTGccctaattttttttaaatattatcTTTTTTCaaatctttttgaaaaatattgtgtctatttgaaaattttgaaatatATTGCAACGTCGGCCTCCCAGTGGCCGACTGCCACTTGTCGGCTTGCCAGTGGCCGAAAGGTGGCAGTCGGCCACCAGTTAGCCGACAGGTGTTCAGTCGGCCACGCGTCGGCCGAGTACTGGCCAGAACACGTCGATGGATCCCTGTCGGCTTGCGCCAGCCAGTCGGCCTCCTGGTGGCCGACAGGAGGCCAGTCGGCCACCTCTTGGCCGAAAGGggctctccttcccttccttctttcttctttcttcttcttctttcttcttcttctttcttctctatcttcttcttcctccctttcTTCTCCTTGCTCTCATTTCTCTCTTTCTCCCCCAGACGAAAAATCTTCCGATAAAACTACGTTTTGAACCGTGGTTTAGTTGCGTAAGTTTGAGGGAAGCCTAATCATCCTTCTCATTCGCGTTGCGGTGGTTCTTTGAAGctatttttggtggtggtggtggaggttgtggaggaggttgaggaggaggttgtagtggtggtggtggcggaggtgTGGGTGAAGTTGGTGGAGTTGGAGCTGGTGGTGACGGTTGTTCTTGCT
Coding sequences within:
- the LOC123439959 gene encoding pentatricopeptide repeat-containing protein At3g54980, mitochondrial-like; this encodes MRRPPRLVVGGASSPSLAWRSLCTTASASASAIPIPAAPPHQTDPLSAHFSNRPAARDPAVVENLTSTLRALFASSSSHTRAFTLLKSAAFDAGLAPDALVDAVLSAAAGPHSGSPVAAAHVSLLSRLLTSLSRAGRASAATDAYAHMVVRGVVPDVKSRTDLLVTTARCSSARDALALFAEMRGRGYRVDAWMFDALMRACVKEGMLEDAVRLFDEMPGAEIEPDQRVYALVIAALCKLRDADRALLLLGAMKDAGFETWDFTYRSVVHVLVKAGRMEEALRVKDEMLSAGKKMDVVLATILMHGYCLRGEVENALDLFDETLTNGILPTNVTYGTLIRGCDQAGMTQKVYVLYRQMRGQGLLPSSHEFNLVIKSLLCDKRWEDAVSLCMEMADYRLPDVFTYNGLIRWLCQQHKLREALHLFGKMKETGVKPSVVTYNSLLMGYCEKGSMDEAVKLYSEMPVEGFVPNVFTYTFLMKGYIKKKAFDKAYALLDEMKQNGVSCNEYTYNVLINGICMGDRIYEVDEMLKNFIGEGFVPSTMTYNSIINGFVKAGMMCSAFSMYQQMREKGIPANIVTYTSFIDGYCRTSCCDLGLKMLNNVRRKGLQPDIAAYNSLISGFCREGNMSHALQFLVILLKDGLTPTSAVYTNFLTGYKDLKMMKEASKFYESMIREGIAADTVTYTTLIDGFSKDGNVAFALELYSEMMAKGNIPDDITFTALTHGLCRIGDIDGAKKLLDDMRRLDVRPNALIYNMLVNGSLRDGKLQEAFQLHDEMLNRGIVPDDTTYDLLAGKKSPEGDSFVDAESPI